The Chitinophaga pinensis DSM 2588 region CGCTACGGGGATCACTGATCCTCGGACCATACGCATTCGGAATAGGAGACGCCAGGTAACGTATTACAGAAAATCTTGCATCTTCCAGGCTCATGGTAGTATCTCCTTCCGGCCATTCCTTTGCAACGATAGCGTTTTTGAAACCTGCCTGTTCGAATGCCTTCTGCCAGTCATTCACCCCGGCGATCAGGTAAGGACGCCATTTCTTCGGTGTAGCCGGATCGATATAGTAAACGATCTGTTTAACTGGTTCTACCAGCTCTCCGCGTTTGTATTTCTCCAGGTCTTCCGGTTTAGGTTCCAGGCGATAACGCTGAATCAGGTATTTCTCCTGTGACACCTGTGCATCTTCATCAAAAAGGATATACTTACTGGCCATAAAACCAACCCTTTCATCGAATAAGCGCTTACGCATCGGCTCTTTCGGCAACAATACCATAGAGACGTTCATCTCCAGGGTAACAGCGCCTGACAAAGCCGCAGCCGGAATAGCAGCGCCTGAAGTCGTGTAGGTACGGGTAGTACGTACCTCGATATTGATCGGATATGCATTCACACTGGTAATAAAGGAACGGTCATCTGCAATACTGCCCAGTTTCATATCGTTCTTTACCGCTGCATCTATGGATAATGCACTGTTGTCCTTTTTCAGGAAATCAGTGACATCGATCACCATATTGCCATTGGCACTATTGACGGTTTTGATATCGAAGGCGGCTGTAATGGGTTTTATTGCGGATGACTGCACGGCTTTAGCCAATGCCTGATTTTCATCTTTCACCCTCACAGAAAACACATCCACCCGCATGAGGAGTTTGTTACCCTGTCCTTTTTCAAAATAGATGGTACGTTCATTGGCCTTTTCACCAGCATATACCCCGGAGAGTTCCGGTGTACCGACAAAACGGGTAACCACCAGGATATCCCTTTTTAACAGGGAATCAGGTATTTCAAAGTAGTACTTGTTATCTACCAGGTGAACGGTAAACATCCCCTGACGGGTAATGGCGTCTTTGGTAATAACTTTCTCATAAGCCATGTTTTTGCTCACCTTTGCAGAATCTCCGGCCGGCTTGCTTTTGTCCTGAGCATGGGCCGCCATTACCATCGTGAGTAATGACAGCCCCATCGTAATTCTCTTCATGTTGGAATTGATATAATTAATTTAGATCTTCTTACCAGGGAAGCTTTTCATTTGTATTAAGAGTTAGTTTAGGATTCTGCTTCAATACATCCTGTGCAAACGGAATGATGTACATATATGAATTAGGGGGCAGTTTATATTCTACCTGTGGCACAGTCGTATTGACCAGCGGGAATTTATGCACTACCGTTTTTGCATATTCCGGTTCGAGATTCAGTCTGCGCAGGTCCCAGAAGCGATGAAAGCCGAACAGGAGTTCTTTCCTTCTTTCGCTGATGAGGATATCCATCGTTTCCTTTACAGTAGCTGGCGTTTCCAGGTGAGCTTCCTGTGCATCGGTGATACGTTTGGCACGCAGGTCATTAATCAGTGTCATCGCTTCGGTAAGACTTCCTTTACGGGCATAACATTCAGCCAGCATTAACAGCACTTCCGGCGTTTTCATACCCACAGTCACTGTAAAGAAGTCTGTAAATTTCACCTGCCAGTAAGCAGTATTTGAGCCAATATCCAGGTATGTACGGTTGGTGGTGTTAAAGAACATAGTAAACCTCGTGTCAGTAGGACCGAACAGTGCTCTTAACTCAGGACTAATAATAAATGTGTATCCTAAGTTTAACTCATTACGACCCGTCATGTATGTATAACTAAGTACTTCCGGATTATTGCCGGCTGCGATTGGATTCAAGGTGGGGCCGCCTGCTGCTTTCAATGCTACAAGGTCAAGCAGCTTGTTATTGTACGACAATGACTGCTGCGCCGCAGCGATACATTTATCCCATTCTCTTTTGAAGAGATGTACCTTCGCTTTCAGCGCCCATGCAAATGCGAGAGATGGATGGTATACATCCACAGGCGTTACCTGCAGATATGGAATAGATTCGTCAAGATCTTTTTCTATGAAAGCATACACTTCCGCTACTGATGATTTCGATGGTTTCGCTTCCAGATCATACTTATCCATGATGCAGATACCGCCGTCATTGGCTGCCGTTTCCGGCACATATGGACGGCCAAATGTATTCAGGACAACAAAATGATCAAATGCACGCTGAACTCTCGCTTCGGCCTTTGCCAGCTTCTTGAGATTTTCATCTCCCTCGCTGCCATCAACAAGCGTAATGATCATATTCCATCTGTTAATGTACTTATATGCCTGATTATACAGGGAGGAAGCGCTCAGCCTGTTGACGCGATTTTCAGTAGTATCAGCAGTGAAGTTAATAATATCCATGTTTTTGATGATACCGATCACATTGGACTCTTTCATCCACTGATCGTCTACCAGGTACTGGAAGTTATTAATCGGATATCCTCTGTTGGGGAGGCTTACCATATTATAAAAGTCCTGCGTAGTTTCCACTACCAGTTGTCCCTTCGGAACGATGTCAAGATATTTATTGCACGATGTAAGAATGGCAATAACGAGAATATATGCGAAGTGATAAATACCTGATTTCATACGCTAATGTTTTAATAATTAGAAACTAACCGCTGCACCGAACAGGAATGAACGCGATGTAGGCAGATTTCTGGTCCCACTGTTAAGGCTTGCTGTTTCCGGGTCAAGATCGTCCCCGGCTTTACTCCACATCCACAGGTTATTCGCCTGTGCAGTGAACTTTACCTGTTTAGCGAATATGTTTTTGCACAGGTATTGGGGCAAGGTATAGGATAAGTAAAGATTACGTAGCTTGACAGAAGTAGCGCTCACCACCTGAATATCTGAATAACGCCAGTAAGAAGACAGTGTAGTAGCATAACTTCTGAGGACATCAGGGTAGTCCAGTTCCAGTCTCGGATTACCATTCGGAACTTCATCTTTATAGCGATTAGCCAGTTCGCGGTTCTGCTGGGTAGTACCCGAAAAGTCCATACGATCTCTTCTCATCTGATGGCCACCATAGAAAGCAAACATAGCACCCAGTTCTACGCCTTTATAGCGGAAACTCTGACGGAATGAGCCGTTGAACTTAGGGATCAGTGTACCTACTCTGATTATCGCAGCAGGACCATTTACCTGTTTAACGTCTGTAGGATTCCCATTTGCATCGAAAATCACATTAGGCTGGCCGTTCTCATCCAGTATATACGGGTATCCATTGATAGTTCCGCCATATCTGTAAGCGTATACGGAGTTAAACGGTGTATTGGGATAATAGTAGTTTGACGGAGACGATATATATGAATATCCGGTTGTCGCGGCATTGCTTACCTTTTCTATCCTGTTCCTGTTAAAGGCGATCACGAATGACGACACGGCCCCGAAATCTTTTTTATTCAGCCATTCTGAAGAAAGATTGAGTTCGATACCACGATTAGACATCGCACCGTTGTTGATGCTGAGGGAGCTGGTACCTACCGTAGGGTCAAGCGTGCTTGTAGCAATCAGGTCTGAGCTGTATTTTCTGTAGTAATCAATACTACCTCTCAGCAGGTTATTCCATATAGTAAAATCTGTACCGAAGTTGAGCGTCGCCGTTTTTTCCCAGCGTAACTTCGGGTTAGGCAATGCAAGGATGTCTGTATACTGTAATTCAGTGAACAGGTTATCACTTCTCAGTCTGGCGGTGATATATGGAGATGAGGTCTGATCGACGTTACCATTCACACCATAAGTCACGCGCACTTTCAGGAAGTCAAGCCAGCTGATATTTTTCAGGAATGCTTCATTTGTTGCGTTCCATCCTGCACCGACTGACCACAGCGGGCGGTTCCTGTATTTCGGATCTGTACCAAACAGGTCGGTCTGATCTATCCTTGCACTGGCAGTGACGTTATAACGTCGGTCAAAGGTATAACCGATATTACCATAGTAAGATGCAAATCTGTGGCGTACCTCTGTTTTATTCTTTCCCGGTTGATAACCAAGTGTAGTTGTACCAAACAGGTAACTATTGATCCCCGATTCACCAAGGCGGTACCAATCCACCTGTTGGGAAGTCAATGTAACAGGATCATATCCGTACCGCAGGTCGCTTACAGATACCGGTGTGCGGGACTGTCTCATTTCAAAACCGCCAATGGCATTGAAATCATGCGTTCTGCCATTGACATTAAATGACCTGTCGAAATCAAGCTGCTGGCGGAAGGTAAAGTTGTCCGCCTGCTGATTCATCTGGTAAAGACGTCCGCTAAAGGGAATTTCGTGTGTATAAATGTTAGTCGTTGCATTATAGCTTGTCATTGCGTTGTAGAGATACCTCATGCGGTAATCATCCTTTCCTGCAAAACTCTCCTGTTCATTCCGCGACGTTTCGTACTGGAACTTCAGGCTGTATTTCAATCCCGCAAACAACTTAGCGCCTATATCTGCAAATGTACGCAAACGCAGTTGCTGTGATTTACTCCTGCTATTATCCAGTTCATCGAGCAGATTGAAACTGAAAGATTTAAATTGTGTATTGCCCTTTAGTTGATCAATGACAGTACCATTTACGTAATCAGAGCTACTAAAACCGTCTCTGAATGATACATAGTCAGCATAAACGCGATTCCCATTTTCATCTACGATGCGACTATAGCGAGGTTGTGTCTTATAGTCAGTATAGAGATTCTCCGATGCTATTACTTTCGAATAAGCACCGTTTGCACCGAATGTTGCCGTCAGCCAGGGAAGCGGACTAAAGCTTGATTTCAGATAAATGTTCAGGTTCTCGTCGGTGTTATTGCGTATGAGCTGGTTGTTACCATCGTAGTTAATGGAAAAATACGTATTGCTCTTGTCACTGCCTGTACCAAGTGAAATATTAAAACGTTTCCGCACCTGGTTCTGCCATACATTATCATGAAACTGCTGATAATAGTCGTAGCTTTTCAATTGCTCGATGGCAGCGTCTCTTTCATGTGTACTGATCTCGCCAATGCTTTCCTTTCTGTACAGATTGTACAATGGAGAAAAGTATCTACTCGTGTTTCCGCCAACGCTACCATAGTAGTTAAATAATTCCTGCGCATTTGCATACCGGCGTAATTCACCTGCATAGATATCCCTTTCATAATCAACCATCTGCCCGGAAGTAGCGTAATGCATCTTACTAAGGTCAGGACGCTCTGTTACAAAGTAATCTGCATTTACTGAGAGACTGACCCCTCCTCTTTTACCTTTCTTTGTATTAATCACAATGACGCCATTTGCGGCACGCGCACCATAAATGGACGCTGCAGCAGCATCTTTGAGTACGGTAATAGACTCGACATCATAAGGGTTGATCATATCCAGGGTATTTTCAGTAAGCAGTCCGTCGAGTACTATCAGCGGATACGTACCTACACTTCCTGAAAATGTACTCAATCCCCTGACCATTGGCTCACCTTTGTAAAGACTCAGGCCCGCTACCTTACCTTCAACAGCGGCACCCAGGTCTGTATTGATCTGGGCATTGAGCGCTTTATTGTCAACAGTTCCATAAGCACCGGTAGAACGTTCTTTTGGCAATTCCTGATAACCGGTATTCGTAACAGCGATCTCCTCGAGTGATTTCACAGCGAGTTTCATGGTAATAGTCAGTACCAGACTGCCATCATCACCCATGGTAGCGTCGACATTCTTTACCATGACCCTGTTACAGCACATCTGCAATGGGATGTTAAGAGATTCGAACCCTACACTGGAGATAGCCAGCACAGCATCAGCAGGTATACCCGTTAACTTGAAATAACCGGATTCACTACTGCTGGTACCGAAAAGTGAGCCTTTCACTTTTACAGAGACACCCGGCAGGAACTGTCCTTTGTCATCTTTTATGAAACCACTTACTACTGGCAGAATGACTGCCGCTTTCTCAACAGCAGCTTCATTGACTGCCGGACGCGCAGGCGTGGTACGCTTTGTAATAAAGATGGTCTTATCTTCCAGGGAATAGCCCAATGACCTTTCTGCCAGGACTTTGTCCAGGAAGGCGGTCAGCGGCATATTGCTGGCACGCACCGTTACAGGTGTAGTCTTCTTTACCAGATCCGGATTGTAGAGTACCACGTAGCCGGTTTGCTGTTTAACAATGCTGAAGATTGTCGTAAGCGGGACATTGTTCCCGGAATAGTTGATGACCTGTGACCAGCCGCTGGCACTAACTTGCATCAGAAATGCAAACATGAATAGAACATTCAGTTTCACTGTCTTCACTGTTTGTGGTGATAACCGGAAAGACTGCCGTCTGGCACAGGACATGGCACGCCCCTTCCGGTTACATAAAGCGTAAAAAAACATACTTTTGTAACGGTTTCTGGTTGATAATGACAAATAAGTGGTATCGGACCTACTTGCTGTTAAATTACTCGGACCTGAGACTTTGCCGGGAGTGCTGGAACACTTCCGGTTTTTTCTTTTGGTACTTTGATATTAAGGATAGATAATAATTTTTCGTCCCTCTATTTTAAAATTGACCCCCATCGCAGCTAGTCCTTTGGTCACCTGCTGCAAGTTTAGATTTCTTTGCATTTCACCGGTAAAAGCAATGTCCGGCACTTCTCCTTTAAAAACGATTTCCACATCGTACCATCTTGACAACTGGCGCATGACTTCACGCAGGTCGGCTCTGCCATTGAAAACAAACAGTCCGTTCTTCCAGGAAGTAGCTTCTTCCAGGTCGGCATGTTTATCAACGGCGATGTGATCTGCGATAATAGCGGCCTGCTGACCGGGGACCAGTGTTACAGTGTTTGTGCTTGCGCTGACCTTTACAGCGCCTTCGAGCAAGGTAGTACGGATACTTTCTTCATCTTCATAAGCATTAATATTAAAATGTGTTCCAAGCACTTCTATCGTGCTTTTTTGGTTGACCACAACCCTGAACGGTATTCTCTTTCCTTTGGCATCTGTTTTTTTAGCGATCTCGAAATAGCCTTCTCCTGATAGATAAACAGTGCGTTCTTCCTGTGCAAAAGCAGCAGGAAATTTAATAGCCGAAGCGGCATTCAGCCATACTTTACTACCATCGGGCAATGCCAGTGCAAATTGTCTTCCCCGAGGCGTGGTAAGCGTATTCAGTGCTGTATTGTTATGTGACTGTGCGTCTCCATCAACGATCAGCGCTCCCCCTTTTTTGCTGATATTCTCATCTGTATTTCCGATAACGCCGTCGGCCTGGTTATCCAGTACGACCTGTTTTCCATTGGCAAGTGTCAGTACAGCGCCATCATGCCCCGGCTGTATTTCTGCTACATTTACCTGTTGTGGTGACACAGACTGGTGTTCGCGCGTAAAGAAATAAATGCTACCAGCCACTACCAATGCCAGTACGGCTGCGGCTGCGCCATAGATATAACGGCGAACAGGCATTTGTCTGGTACGGGAAGATACGATCGAGTCAAATACAGTATCCAGTTGTTCTTCACTGATATGCGTAGCTGCAGGCGCTGTCATTGCCAGCTCTTCCAGTTGCGCCACTACAAGCTCCCTATCATCTCCCTGTAAGAGAAATGATCTCAGTTCGCTGGACTCTGCAACAGTTGCAGTACCTGCATAGTATTGATTGATAAGATATTTGATCCGCTCTTCGCGTGTATCTTCTGCCATATTTTGGTTGTGGTTGAAAAGAGGTAAAGAGGCTCCTTTGCAATTAATAACGTTTGAGAAAAGACGAGGGACTATCCAGTTTGAAAAAAAACTTAAAAAAAGAGGCGGGTAGCATCGTTCATGAACTGGCGAACAGCCTTTAAAGCGGTCACCAGCTGGTTTTTAACGGTATTTTCAGAAATATTGAGGTGCTGGGAAATTTCCTGGTGACTGAGCCCTTTTAATCTTGATAACCGGAAAATGGTGCGGCGCTGGGGAGGTAAACTGTCGATGGCCTCGTGTAAAAGATGGTTGCTTTGTACGCCCTCTATATAGTCGGCTACATTATTGGCAGAAGGTTCACCGGGAGAGGCTGACAACAGATTAAAATATTTTGCTTCATGAGCGGCTTTCCTCATATAATCAAAGGAGAGGTTGGCAGCAACACGAAAGAGCCAGGGGGCAGAATATCCTTTTTCTCCAAGAGCAGCGCGGTTTTCCCACAAACGGGCAAACGTCTCCTGCACAATTTCTTCTGTGACAGGGTCGGACTTTACAGCCTTGAGCACGAAACCATATAATTGCCTGTAATAGTGGTAATAAACCTTACGGAATGCAATCTCATTTCCTTCCCCAATCTGCCTGAATAAAAAAATTTCATTATCTAATGGAGGAACCATGACCGCATAAAAGTAATTGTTTTCGGCAGAAAATTATAGCACTGGCTTCCGCAGGAAATGTTGTATTATACCAGTCATATTCTACAAATTCTCGTTATATGCAAAAATCAGGTCTCTTATTTACGATGCTCCTATCGGGCGCCCTTTACAGCTATGGGCAGCAGTCCATCAATAAATACCCGGACTGGGCGATAGGGCCCTTTGTCAGACCCACAGGCGTCAACCCGATCATCTCACCCGATTCCACGACCCATTTTTACGATCCTATGCAAAAAAAGCTACTGGACTGGGAAAGCAATGACACCTTCAATCCGGCCGCTGCCGTAAAGGATAACAAGGTCTATGTCATGTACAGGGCTGAAGACAAATCCGGTGTAGGAATAGGCGCCCGTACCTCGCGTATCGGACTGGCGGAAAGTTCCAATGGCATCACCATGAGACGTACCGGCAAACCGGTACTGTTCCCGGATATGGACGATCAGCAGGAATTTGAATGGACAGGCGGTTGTGAAGATCCACGGGTAGCAGTGACGGAAGACGGCACGTATCTGATGTTATATACACAATGGAACAAGAAAGTGCCACGCCTTGGTGCGGCTACCTCCAAAGACCTGGTACACTGGAAAAAGCATGGTCCGATCTTCCAGGATGCCTACAATGGTAAGTTCCATGATATTGCTTCCAAATCAGCCTCCGTATTGACCACACTCAAAAACGGTGAGCTGCGTATTGCAAAATACAAAGGTAAATACTGGATGTACTGGGGAGAAAACCATGTATATGCGGCTACCTCCGAAAACCTTGTCGATTGGACACCATTGGTGGACGCAAATGGTGCATTAAAGGAACTGGCTTCTCCACGAAAAGGATATTTTGATAGTCACCTGACGGAATGCGGTCCTCCGGCTATACTGACCAGCAAAGGCATTGTACTCCTGTATAATGGTAAGAACCGCTCAGGGGCAGATGGAGATATTAATTATACCGCCAATTCTTATTGCGCAGGACAGATGTTGTTCAGTGCAGCAGATCCATCCAAACTGATCAGCAGACTGAATAAACCATTTATGGTACCAGCAGAGTCGTTTGAGAAAAGCGGACAGTATCCGGCAGGGACGGTGTTTATTGAAGGCTTAGTGTATTATAAGGGAAAGTATTTCCTGTATTATGGTTGTGCGGAT contains the following coding sequences:
- a CDS encoding RagB/SusD family nutrient uptake outer membrane protein encodes the protein MKSGIYHFAYILVIAILTSCNKYLDIVPKGQLVVETTQDFYNMVSLPNRGYPINNFQYLVDDQWMKESNVIGIIKNMDIINFTADTTENRVNRLSASSLYNQAYKYINRWNMIITLVDGSEGDENLKKLAKAEARVQRAFDHFVVLNTFGRPYVPETAANDGGICIMDKYDLEAKPSKSSVAEVYAFIEKDLDESIPYLQVTPVDVYHPSLAFAWALKAKVHLFKREWDKCIAAAQQSLSYNNKLLDLVALKAAGGPTLNPIAAGNNPEVLSYTYMTGRNELNLGYTFIISPELRALFGPTDTRFTMFFNTTNRTYLDIGSNTAYWQVKFTDFFTVTVGMKTPEVLLMLAECYARKGSLTEAMTLINDLRAKRITDAQEAHLETPATVKETMDILISERRKELLFGFHRFWDLRRLNLEPEYAKTVVHKFPLVNTTVPQVEYKLPPNSYMYIIPFAQDVLKQNPKLTLNTNEKLPW
- a CDS encoding SusC/RagA family TonB-linked outer membrane protein, which gives rise to MFFYALCNRKGRAMSCARRQSFRLSPQTVKTVKLNVLFMFAFLMQVSASGWSQVINYSGNNVPLTTIFSIVKQQTGYVVLYNPDLVKKTTPVTVRASNMPLTAFLDKVLAERSLGYSLEDKTIFITKRTTPARPAVNEAAVEKAAVILPVVSGFIKDDKGQFLPGVSVKVKGSLFGTSSSESGYFKLTGIPADAVLAISSVGFESLNIPLQMCCNRVMVKNVDATMGDDGSLVLTITMKLAVKSLEEIAVTNTGYQELPKERSTGAYGTVDNKALNAQINTDLGAAVEGKVAGLSLYKGEPMVRGLSTFSGSVGTYPLIVLDGLLTENTLDMINPYDVESITVLKDAAAASIYGARAANGVIVINTKKGKRGGVSLSVNADYFVTERPDLSKMHYATSGQMVDYERDIYAGELRRYANAQELFNYYGSVGGNTSRYFSPLYNLYRKESIGEISTHERDAAIEQLKSYDYYQQFHDNVWQNQVRKRFNISLGTGSDKSNTYFSINYDGNNQLIRNNTDENLNIYLKSSFSPLPWLTATFGANGAYSKVIASENLYTDYKTQPRYSRIVDENGNRVYADYVSFRDGFSSSDYVNGTVIDQLKGNTQFKSFSFNLLDELDNSRSKSQQLRLRTFADIGAKLFAGLKYSLKFQYETSRNEQESFAGKDDYRMRYLYNAMTSYNATTNIYTHEIPFSGRLYQMNQQADNFTFRQQLDFDRSFNVNGRTHDFNAIGGFEMRQSRTPVSVSDLRYGYDPVTLTSQQVDWYRLGESGINSYLFGTTTLGYQPGKNKTEVRHRFASYYGNIGYTFDRRYNVTASARIDQTDLFGTDPKYRNRPLWSVGAGWNATNEAFLKNISWLDFLKVRVTYGVNGNVDQTSSPYITARLRSDNLFTELQYTDILALPNPKLRWEKTATLNFGTDFTIWNNLLRGSIDYYRKYSSDLIATSTLDPTVGTSSLSINNGAMSNRGIELNLSSEWLNKKDFGAVSSFVIAFNRNRIEKVSNAATTGYSYISSPSNYYYPNTPFNSVYAYRYGGTINGYPYILDENGQPNVIFDANGNPTDVKQVNGPAAIIRVGTLIPKFNGSFRQSFRYKGVELGAMFAFYGGHQMRRDRMDFSGTTQQNRELANRYKDEVPNGNPRLELDYPDVLRSYATTLSSYWRYSDIQVVSATSVKLRNLYLSYTLPQYLCKNIFAKQVKFTAQANNLWMWSKAGDDLDPETASLNSGTRNLPTSRSFLFGAAVSF
- a CDS encoding FecR family protein; protein product: MAEDTREERIKYLINQYYAGTATVAESSELRSFLLQGDDRELVVAQLEELAMTAPAATHISEEQLDTVFDSIVSSRTRQMPVRRYIYGAAAAVLALVVAGSIYFFTREHQSVSPQQVNVAEIQPGHDGAVLTLANGKQVVLDNQADGVIGNTDENISKKGGALIVDGDAQSHNNTALNTLTTPRGRQFALALPDGSKVWLNAASAIKFPAAFAQEERTVYLSGEGYFEIAKKTDAKGKRIPFRVVVNQKSTIEVLGTHFNINAYEDEESIRTTLLEGAVKVSASTNTVTLVPGQQAAIIADHIAVDKHADLEEATSWKNGLFVFNGRADLREVMRQLSRWYDVEIVFKGEVPDIAFTGEMQRNLNLQQVTKGLAAMGVNFKIEGRKIIIYP
- a CDS encoding RNA polymerase sigma factor, with the protein product MVPPLDNEIFLFRQIGEGNEIAFRKVYYHYYRQLYGFVLKAVKSDPVTEEIVQETFARLWENRAALGEKGYSAPWLFRVAANLSFDYMRKAAHEAKYFNLLSASPGEPSANNVADYIEGVQSNHLLHEAIDSLPPQRRTIFRLSRLKGLSHQEISQHLNISENTVKNQLVTALKAVRQFMNDATRLFF
- a CDS encoding glycoside hydrolase family 130 protein, which gives rise to MQKSGLLFTMLLSGALYSYGQQSINKYPDWAIGPFVRPTGVNPIISPDSTTHFYDPMQKKLLDWESNDTFNPAAAVKDNKVYVMYRAEDKSGVGIGARTSRIGLAESSNGITMRRTGKPVLFPDMDDQQEFEWTGGCEDPRVAVTEDGTYLMLYTQWNKKVPRLGAATSKDLVHWKKHGPIFQDAYNGKFHDIASKSASVLTTLKNGELRIAKYKGKYWMYWGENHVYAATSENLVDWTPLVDANGALKELASPRKGYFDSHLTECGPPAILTSKGIVLLYNGKNRSGADGDINYTANSYCAGQMLFSAADPSKLISRLNKPFMVPAESFEKSGQYPAGTVFIEGLVYYKGKYFLYYGCADSRVAVAVYTPSAN